A stretch of Lathyrus oleraceus cultivar Zhongwan6 chromosome 6, CAAS_Psat_ZW6_1.0, whole genome shotgun sequence DNA encodes these proteins:
- the LOC127096502 gene encoding uncharacterized protein LOC127096502, protein MGSERRNTLPLKFKLPIVDTLITLRNKVTPCNKNNFICRYGRILDLITTPIEVSTLVALSQYYDPPLRCFTFQDFQLALTIKEYERLLDWYVKDHPPFTKLDEPLLPESVAEALHLPIEKVSLGLGPRGFTIKFLEEKAWALEKEGKWLPFSAILSLLVYGVVLFPNDDDYINQSIISVFVSGNSVPALKGPWVDFLKDLRWSQKFASLTTEALVWYLPASNVEQVIMSCGDFSNVPLMGPRGCINYDPSVALRQLGYPMENEPRVELLKRLHLAGGGNRETRSVVEGEESLDPDSSQGKRARQT, encoded by the exons ATGGGCTCAGAAAGAAGGAATACCCTTCCACTTAAGTTCAAGCTTCCTATAGTGGATACCCTGATAACTCTCCGCAACAAGGTCACTCCTTGCAATAAGAACAATTTCATCTGCAGATATGGGCGGATCCTCGATCTCATTACTACTCCGATAGAAGTCTCAACTCTGGTGGCCTTATCCCAGTATTATGATCCACCTCTCCGATGTTTCACGTTCCAAGACTTCCAGTTGGCTCTGACTATTAAAGAGTATGAGAGGCTCCTAGATTGGTATGTGAAGGACCATCCTCCCTTCACTAAGTTGGATGAACCTTTGCTGCCTGAATCAGTCGCTGAAGCGCTCCACCTACCTATTGAAAAGGTCTCCCTTGGTCTGGGACCTAGGGGGTTCACTATAAAGTTCTTGGAAGAAAAGGCATGGGCCTTGGAGAAAGAAGGGAAATGGCTTCCTTTCAGTGCCATTCTTTCTCTACTGGTTTATGGAGTCGTACTGTTCCCAAATGACGACGACTACATAAACCAATCCATCATAAGTGTGTTCGTGTCTGGGAATTCTGTCCCTGCATTG AAGGGGCCTTGGGTGGACTTCCTGAAAGATTTGAGGTGGTCCCAAAAGTTTGCTTCTCTCACCACCGAAGCTTTGGTTTGGTACCTTCCTGCCTCCAACGTAGAGCAAgttatcatgagttgtggagacTTCTCGAATGTGCCACTCATGGGTCCACGAGGTTGCATCAATTACGACCCTTCGGTGGCCTTAAGACAATTGGGGTACCCAATGGAGAACGAACCAAGAGTTGAACTACTAAAAAGACTTCATCTTGCCGGAGGCGGGAACAGAGAAACCAGATCTGTTGTAGAGGGTGAAGAGAGCTTGGACCCAGATTCATCGCAAGGGAAAAGAGCTAGGCAAACATGA
- the LOC127096503 gene encoding uncharacterized protein LOC127096503 — METSSCLGTTMYEPFGPPQTELERKLKMMDERVRAIKGPNTFGLEAADMCLVPGIKIPAKFKVPAFEKYQGNTCPKTHIRSYCRKMAAYSGDEKLLIHFFQDNLSGASLEWYMQLERSHVHSWRELAEAFLKHYQYNTDMAPNRTQLQSLAQKYEESFKEYAQCWRDLAARVQPPMLEKEMVDMFMETLQGPYYEKLVGSTSDGFFDLVVVGERIESGVKAGKILSLANAANGTKKLYNGFPKKKEGETNIASTSKGKGKAYRTPYYQVAEVTPNNYQPSTYAIPTAPQQVPCQPLVQYQQPYAPRPNNYQQYPPGQQRPRRQERRLDPLPMSCSQLLNHLLNSSLIKLGGARPPPSPLPTGYDANVRCEFYTGAPDHTIDNCKAFRYKVQDLLDSNAISFAPAGPNVNNNPMPPHVRHPMNMIQESAVVDRISKVDMIKTPLLEVKE, encoded by the coding sequence ATGGAGACTTCTTCATGCCTAGGAACGACAATGTACGAACCTTTCGGGCCACCACAAACTGAGCTTGAAAGGAAACTCAAGATGATGGACGAAAGAGTCCGAGCCATTAAGGGCCCTAACACCTTTGGGCTGGAGGCTGCAGATATGTGCTTAGTCCCAGGGATCAAGATCCCAGCTAAGTTCAAAGTACCCGCCTTCGAGAAATATCAGGGAAATACTTGTCCCAAGACCCATATCAGGTCTTACTGCAGGAAAATGGCTGCTTATTCGGGCGATGAAAAGTTACTGATACATTTCTTTCAAGACAATCTCAGCGGAGCATCCCTCGAATGGTACATGCAACTTGAACGCTCGCATGTGCATTCTTGGAGAGAGTTAGCTGAAGCTTTCTTGAAGCACTACCAGTATAACACTGACATGGCACCGAATAGAACACAACTTCAGAGCTTGGCTCAGAAATATGAAGAATCCTTCAAAGAATATGCACAATGTTGGAGGGACCTAGCTGCCAGGGTCCAGCCTCCCATGCTTGAGAAGGAAATGGTTGATATGTTCATGGAAACACTTCAGGGCCCCTACTATGAGAAGCTCGTAGGGAGTACGTCGGATGGGTTCTTTGATCTGGTAGTTGTTGGCGAAAGGATTGAGAGCGGTGTAAAGGCTGGAAAAATCCTGAGCCTTGCTAATGCTGCCAATGGGACGAAGAAACTCTATAATGGCTTTCCCAAGAAAAAAGAGGGAGAAACCAACATTGCGTCAACCTCCAAGGGGAAGGGTAAGGCTTACCGAACCCCATATTATCAAGTTGCAGAAGTGACACCTAACAACTATCAACCATCGACATACGCCATTCCTACTGCTCCACAGCAAGTCCCTTGTCAACCGCTTGTCCAGTACCAGCAGCCATACGCCCCCAGGCCGAACAATTATCAGCAATACCCACCAGGCCAACAACGTCCCAGAAGACAAGAGAGGAGACTCGATCCTCTTCCTATGAGCTGCAGTCAACTACTAAACCATCTGTTGAATAGTTCTCTTATCAAGCTCGGGGGAGCCAGGCCTCCGCCTTCCCCACTCCCAACGGGCTACGACGCAAACGTACGTTGTGAGTTTTACACTGGGGCACCCGACCATACTATTGATAATTGTAAAGCGTTCCGGTATAAAGTTCAAGATCTCCTTGACTCAAATGCCATATCATTCGCGCCAGCGGGGCCCAATGTTAACAATAATCCGATGCCTCCTCATGTCAGACATCCTATGAACATGATTCAAGAGTCTGCTGTGGTCGACCGTATCTCGAAGGTCGACATGATAAAGACTCCGTTACTGGAAGTGAAGGAATAA